Sequence from the Corallococcus sp. EGB genome:
CGCGTGTGGTGACGACCTCCAGCCCACGCCAGGGCCCGGCGAGGCCGAGGACCCCGCCGTCACGCCGCAGGACGGCCAGCACCTGACCCACCAGGACAACGGCGACGGTTCGTTCACCACCGTCGTCGACGCGACCGACACGAAGAGCTGGGTGGGCCTGGACCTGGACGCGGGCAAGGAGGCGAGCGCGACGGAAGACGCGCTCTGGGACCTGGCCTTCCAGCGCTTCACGGTGAAGTCGCGCGGCGGCGTCAGCGGCACGGGCGGCGTGCAGGTGGCCATCGTGCCGGATACGGCGTTCGCGGCGCTCACCCAGGCGCCCGCGTCCGGCTACCTGACGGATGCGGCGGACGGCCCGGACACCGGCGAGGACGTGGACACCGTCTTCAACGCGGGGGACGGCTGGTACGTCTACGACCTGCCGACCCACACGCTCACGCCGCGTCCGCAGCTCTACGTCGTGCG
This genomic interval carries:
- a CDS encoding HmuY family protein produces the protein MFPNPIRPGFLGRACAALLFAGLGTACGDDLQPTPGPGEAEDPAVTPQDGQHLTHQDNGDGSFTTVVDATDTKSWVGLDLDAGKEASATEDALWDLAFQRFTVKSRGGVSGTGGVQVAIVPDTAFAALTQAPASGYLTDAADGPDTGEDVDTVFNAGDGWYVYDLPTHTLTPRPQLYVVRSDSGAYFKVALESYYDAAGTPAKLKLLWAKVAAPAGVQP